From the Leptospira biflexa serovar Patoc strain 'Patoc 1 (Paris)' genome, one window contains:
- the mtnP gene encoding S-methyl-5'-thioadenosine phosphorylase, whose protein sequence is MANVVKIGVIGGTGLYSIDGMEILKEIHPDTPWGKPSDTITIGRFKGKEIAFLPRHGKGHFLNPSEVPARANIAALKQLGVEEIIAFSSVGSLRQEIAPRDFVIPSQIIDRTKSRHATFFENGMVAHAPFADPFSSGLAKKVEEAAKQINLPIHTNKTLICMEGPLFSTRAESHMYRSWGADIINMTVLPEAKLAREAEILYQMVCMSTDYDCWKEDEAHVTLEMVLANLSTNADTAKKLLSTLIDLLGKSDDTSLVGSTKFSLVTAPEKRNPEQINKLKFLFPSYF, encoded by the coding sequence ATGGCAAATGTAGTGAAAATCGGGGTGATTGGCGGAACAGGTTTGTATTCAATCGACGGGATGGAAATTCTAAAAGAAATCCACCCTGATACTCCGTGGGGAAAACCTTCTGATACCATCACCATTGGTCGATTCAAAGGAAAAGAAATTGCCTTTTTACCAAGGCATGGAAAGGGACATTTTTTAAATCCTAGCGAAGTCCCTGCTCGTGCGAACATTGCCGCATTAAAGCAGTTAGGTGTAGAAGAAATCATTGCCTTTAGTTCTGTGGGAAGTCTCCGACAAGAAATTGCACCACGAGATTTTGTGATTCCGTCACAGATCATTGATCGAACGAAATCGAGACATGCAACATTTTTTGAAAATGGTATGGTGGCCCATGCTCCGTTTGCTGATCCGTTTTCTTCCGGTCTTGCAAAAAAAGTAGAAGAAGCCGCAAAACAAATCAACCTTCCCATCCATACCAACAAAACTTTGATTTGTATGGAAGGACCTCTATTTTCAACAAGAGCCGAATCTCACATGTATCGTTCTTGGGGTGCTGATATCATCAACATGACAGTGTTGCCAGAAGCAAAACTTGCCAGAGAAGCAGAAATTCTATACCAAATGGTTTGTATGTCCACAGACTATGACTGTTGGAAAGAAGACGAAGCCCACGTCACTTTGGAGATGGTCCTTGCGAACTTGAGCACCAATGCAGATACTGCAAAAAAACTTTTGTCCACTCTGATTGACTTATTAGGAAAGTCGGATGATACGAGTTTGGTGGGAAGCACGAAGTTTTCTTTGGTGACGGCTCCGGAAAAAAGAAACCCAGAACAAATCAACAAACTTAAATTTTTATTCCCAAGTTATTTTTAA
- a CDS encoding DUF4139 domain-containing protein translates to MKSKIVSITSFTLLFFVTASITSDSSFDLSTDSDRKSVSVTIYNGGIGLVRETRVLNLAKGIRTLRFEDVPSQIIPQTVRVKGEDPKKLTVFEQNYEYDLISPERLMDKYIGKEVTLYQDGKEKTTSVKAKLIANNGSPVYQIGNEVSLGYNGRVTVPTIPENLFAKPTLVWKLKNDTEKEQSLEVSYQTNGLGWSADYILVLDKDENECGLNSWVTLNNNSGAEFKNAVLQLVAGKVNLLSNRPAYSPQPRYAKKTMVKEYDEVSEAAPEFNQENLSEYYLYTLDQPTTIGYNQTKQVQLFQSEGIEIKKYFVFENLPMYEGNEKNFNNATIKYIFKNAKKNNLGRPLPQGTIRVFKADSKGRQQLLGEDTIDHTPENEEVKIKTGQAFDVVANGKRLAYEVFKLSRGEKSSYSVEIRNRKKEPIEIRFYASLWGDWNITKSSHKFTKESSTKTYADVPLKANEVVTLEYTVETKY, encoded by the coding sequence ATGAAATCCAAAATCGTATCTATCACAAGTTTTACCCTTCTCTTTTTTGTCACAGCCAGCATCACCTCTGATAGTTCCTTCGATCTATCCACAGATTCCGATCGAAAATCAGTGAGTGTTACCATCTATAACGGAGGCATTGGCCTCGTAAGAGAAACACGTGTTCTCAATTTAGCCAAAGGGATCCGCACCTTACGTTTTGAAGATGTCCCTTCACAAATCATTCCTCAAACGGTTCGAGTGAAAGGAGAAGACCCAAAAAAACTAACAGTGTTTGAACAAAACTACGAATACGATTTGATTTCGCCTGAACGTTTGATGGACAAATACATTGGAAAAGAAGTGACCCTTTACCAAGACGGAAAAGAAAAAACTACTTCAGTCAAAGCAAAACTCATCGCCAATAACGGCAGTCCTGTTTACCAAATAGGAAACGAAGTATCACTGGGATACAATGGACGGGTCACAGTTCCTACAATTCCTGAAAATTTATTCGCTAAACCAACATTAGTTTGGAAATTAAAAAACGATACGGAAAAAGAACAATCTCTCGAAGTATCCTATCAAACCAATGGCCTCGGTTGGTCTGCCGATTACATTCTTGTTTTGGATAAAGACGAAAATGAATGTGGACTCAATTCTTGGGTCACTTTGAATAACAATTCAGGAGCCGAATTTAAAAATGCAGTTTTGCAATTGGTGGCAGGAAAGGTCAATTTACTCTCCAACCGCCCCGCTTACTCACCACAACCTCGTTATGCGAAAAAAACCATGGTAAAGGAATATGATGAAGTGTCAGAAGCTGCACCTGAGTTTAACCAAGAAAATCTTTCCGAGTATTATTTATATACCTTGGACCAACCAACAACCATTGGTTATAACCAAACCAAACAAGTGCAACTTTTCCAATCTGAAGGGATCGAAATCAAAAAATACTTTGTATTTGAAAACCTTCCGATGTACGAAGGAAATGAAAAAAATTTCAACAACGCTACCATTAAATACATTTTTAAAAATGCTAAAAAGAATAACTTAGGCCGACCACTTCCGCAAGGCACCATCCGTGTGTTCAAAGCAGATTCCAAAGGCCGTCAACAATTGTTAGGTGAGGACACCATCGATCACACTCCAGAGAATGAAGAAGTCAAAATCAAAACGGGCCAAGCGTTTGATGTTGTGGCAAATGGAAAACGACTCGCCTATGAAGTATTCAAACTCTCACGGGGTGAAAAGTCTTCCTATTCGGTTGAAATACGTAATAGAAAAAAAGAACCGATTGAAATTCGATTTTATGCAAGTTTATGGGGAGATTGGAACATTACCAAATCATCTCATAAATTCACAAAAGAATCCTCAACCAAAACATATGCTGATGTTCCACTGAAAGCAAATGAAGTGGTCACTTTAGAATACACGGTTGAAACCAAGTACTAA
- the galK gene encoding galactokinase, producing the protein MDSLRSKENLNQFEHIFGKTNSKPRMFVAPARINIIGEHVDYLGGIVLPAAIDFSVQLFLRPNQSPFYQFHSITYHETIKVEKPFRPNPTSPWTDYITGVIVEIEALGYQVPGFDVLVDGNIPQGSGLSSSAALEVVTGFAISETFRLGIPKEQIAVIGQKAENNFVGTKCGIMDQFIIAVGKENDCISLNTESLKYSYHHFELGDHEFYLVNSNVKHNLKDSAYNKRRQECESALAKIQIKHPNIKQLYDVALSEEEIRDCGLNSEELKRTLHVVTERERTKLVIQGLETNQFAQVGEALYGAHESLSKNFEVSCEETDFIVSTLKGLGVMGARMIGGGFGGCVLVLDKKEHFVKINPEMKKSYQQKFNLALDFYKFQISDGVREISI; encoded by the coding sequence GTGGATTCATTGAGAAGTAAAGAAAATTTGAATCAATTTGAACATATATTTGGAAAAACAAATTCCAAACCACGAATGTTTGTTGCACCCGCAAGGATCAATATCATTGGAGAACATGTTGACTATTTGGGTGGAATTGTCCTACCAGCCGCAATTGATTTTTCGGTTCAGTTGTTTTTGCGTCCCAACCAATCTCCATTCTATCAATTCCATTCCATTACTTATCATGAAACCATTAAGGTGGAAAAACCTTTCCGACCCAATCCAACTTCTCCTTGGACTGACTATATCACAGGTGTCATCGTAGAAATAGAAGCCCTAGGTTATCAAGTTCCTGGGTTTGATGTGTTAGTGGATGGAAATATCCCACAAGGATCTGGGCTCTCTTCCTCAGCTGCATTAGAAGTGGTAACTGGCTTTGCGATTTCCGAAACATTCAGACTTGGTATTCCAAAAGAACAAATTGCCGTGATTGGACAGAAAGCCGAAAACAATTTTGTCGGTACCAAATGTGGGATCATGGACCAATTCATCATTGCGGTAGGAAAAGAAAATGATTGTATCTCACTCAATACAGAAAGTCTGAAATACTCATACCACCATTTTGAATTAGGTGATCATGAATTTTATCTCGTCAATTCAAACGTAAAACACAACCTCAAAGACAGTGCGTATAACAAACGTAGGCAAGAATGTGAATCCGCATTGGCGAAAATTCAAATCAAACACCCAAATATCAAACAATTGTATGATGTCGCTCTCTCTGAAGAAGAAATCAGAGATTGTGGATTAAACTCAGAAGAACTAAAACGAACCCTTCATGTTGTGACAGAACGAGAGAGAACAAAACTTGTCATCCAAGGTTTGGAAACAAACCAGTTTGCCCAAGTGGGGGAAGCTTTGTATGGCGCACATGAATCCTTGTCAAAAAATTTTGAAGTGTCTTGCGAAGAAACGGACTTCATCGTTTCTACCTTAAAAGGATTGGGAGTCATGGGTGCCAGAATGATTGGAGGTGGGTTTGGTGGGTGCGTACTCGTACTAGACAAAAAAGAGCATTTTGTCAAAATAAACCCGGAAATGAAAAAAAGTTATCAACAAAAATTTAACCTTGCGTTAGACTTCTACAAGTTTCAAATCTCGGATGGCGTGAGGGAAATTTCCATATGA
- a CDS encoding STAS domain-containing protein, with the protein MIENWDDYTVESGDFKMEVLQQRFVPLPESAVYFELSGEINLYNSQVMKENLEILISKGIHHLFLNFEQVSYIDSSGLGVCLGIHSRLVKQQGYIRIVSPSEKVRYVLELTKLKSLLQIFPTLEQAIAHT; encoded by the coding sequence ATGATTGAAAATTGGGATGATTATACCGTAGAAAGTGGGGATTTCAAAATGGAAGTCCTACAACAGAGATTTGTCCCACTCCCTGAATCAGCCGTTTATTTCGAGTTATCTGGCGAAATCAATTTATACAATTCCCAAGTGATGAAAGAAAATTTGGAAATTTTAATTTCAAAGGGAATCCATCATCTTTTTTTAAACTTTGAACAAGTGAGTTATATTGATAGTTCAGGACTTGGTGTTTGTTTGGGAATCCACTCCCGGCTTGTCAAACAACAGGGATACATACGGATTGTATCCCCTTCTGAAAAAGTACGTTATGTTTTAGAACTCACAAAACTAAAAAGCCTACTCCAGATTTTTCCAACACTGGAGCAAGCAATTGCACATACTTAA